A segment of the Ammospiza caudacuta isolate bAmmCau1 chromosome 2, bAmmCau1.pri, whole genome shotgun sequence genome:
gctttttaagcATATTATAGATACACTTTTCCATGTTATTTGCTAATGTGCAATTAATTTGACAAGTTATTAAAAAGTATCTTACCAAGTAAATAGTGTGTGCCATTGAGGTATTGACGCAAGTATAAAGTTCCTTCAAATCTGATAGCCTTCTTTTTTTGAAGATCATAAATATACAGTAGCATCAGTTatgcagaaaaatgaattttcataTGCTACTCCAGAATCACTCTTGGAGTTGTTCATTGGATCACTTAGCCCccttttttcatatttttcagccTTTTGGTTACTATGCAGTTCCTTGCTTGACTTAATGATTATTTTTTACTTGCCAATTTGCTTATTGCTTTTTTTATAGATAGACTATTGATactacatatttttattttttttaattccttctaatccagaaaaaaaaagctatttaatGCTATCATGGTGACCTATccttctcttaaaaaaaacagaaaataacttACAAATTTACTGCACCACAAGACAGCTTGAAGATTAAGTAAAGGGAAGCCAATTATGTTGCTCACTGGTAATTCCCTTTTCCACTGTTACTAAGCTCATTGGATCTTAATCTAGTGAAACACTTTCTTAACAATTCCTGTGAGACTCTTTACACATATCCAGAGTTTCCAAGGATGACAGTTATGTTTTGGGTTTAGCTGCTGAGAGCATTATATTCCAGCAATTGAGCTTTCATGGAAATGTGTTAAAAAAGCAAGTCTTTGACTAGACAAAACTATTGACTGATGACATGTTGATTGTACACTTAGACAAGTCATAATAGAGTAGTGAGGGTGATGATTCACATTTTTCTGTTGAAGCTTTCAATTCCATCAGTGAACTTTCTTTGAAGACAATTTCCTTAACAACTGTAACATAACACCAACTATTTTTTAACATCCAAGTCTGATGGACCCTTAGCTGTTTCAAAAGTGTTAATTGTTCCTGCATCTTTGCCTGAAATTTGTCTTGCATGAGATCTTTGATTTTCAGTTGCAATCTTGCAGTGTGGTTTTCACAGGATATATTGACACTTGGATACATCAGAATTCATAACTTGGATGTCAAAGagaccttaattttttttatctatAGAAATGAAACTTAacctgcaaatattttttggctttttatttgATATGCAGCCAGTGGTCCATTCTGCTTAGGTTCTCAGCCAACACAAATTATGGGGACATAGTCAATAACATCAAAAACTGTCTAAAGTATGACTTTTTGCCATCCTTGTCAGTGAAATATGGTATTTTAAACcctatttattttcactttataTTTTCTTGCCCAACTTGTTCTCTGCACATGATGTATGATTTCCAGGTCATATTTTGTTGTCATTTTTCAAGTAATTCTCAGTCTTCTGAAAGATTAGTGCTGCTTTTTAATCTCCCAGTAGTGGGATTCATGTGgataattttttaaacagcaaaaaCAGTTGCCATAGTAATTACGCTTCTTCACAATGCCTGTGGACTCAGAAATACTGGCAATACCaattttctgaagttttgtGTTTAGGATTTTAATTGGTACAAGAAGCTGCATGGGGTGTAGGACTCTGCCAAATGTACAAATGATTCTTTCCCAAGTTTAAGGATAATGATCTCAAAGAAGTGCAGTTCCTGTAGTAACTGGGCTGTTTGTACATGTCCTATGTAATGGTAGCCCTCTAGTCAAAGGTTAATATCTATCctgaggcacacacacacacagctcctacTGAGTTCAATGAATCAAAGAGGAACATTTCTCTCAAATTATTTCTCACAGGTAACTGCTTTGAGTAGGTCATCATAATCACCTTTTTCACATTTGAGGCTCATTAACATTAACTATTAGGAAAATACacagcacaggaggaaaaaatccttgaaaaacTCCCGTGCCCTTGAAGGTTTTTGaaacttttcttattttttaactgAGGGCAAGTAATTCAAACTCTTTGAATTGTATCATCTTTTCTAAGCAAATCCAGGTGAAGACAGGAATAGCCTTACGATTTTAGTAGTAACGATTTGGTCCGAGCAATTTACATACAACTATTgagtttaatttaaaatattttcatgttttataGAGGCAGAGCCAGAATTATCAACTCCAAATATGCAAGAAGAAACAAGACCAAGAAGAGCTAATTACCTATACCCAGCCCAAAAGTGAAAATGATGATTTGATTATTGAAAAGCTAAAGGCAATTGTGAATGAAATAGCAAGAAACAAGAATAAACTGGTAGAGGAAAACATGAAACTTCATGAGGATCTAAAAACTTACCAAAATCAGTGCCAGGTAGTAATGTTTTTTTATGATGATTGTGGAATTAATATTGGAAAATCAAGATGAGATGCCTACATAAATATACATTAGGTGTATTCTGTGTTTGAGCAAAGAATAATGTGGGAGCAGTATAGGTGGAGTTTTTTAGTAAAACAGAAATTAGTTTGAATTGTAGCAgtatattttttctcttgtctATGTATCTAGGGTTTTATAACTCTCCTATGTCCATGGCATCTACTAGAACTTCCCCTAGTTTGGTTCCTTGAATATAAGTTACTTCTGTAAAAGCTCTTTATCTGATTTACACTTTGTTGTTCATTGTGCCATATAACTAGTAAATAAGTATATACAAACATGTATGgtatattttgtttgttttgaaatgaGATTATGcagtcaattaaaaaaaaaattacatttctggCTATTGTAAATAACCATCAGATTTTATCCCTAGTTCATTGTTTTTCAGCATAGCACTGATCTATGAAGGCAGCCATTTGCTCCTCTTCTTTTGGTCATGGTATATGAGTTTTGACAAGATTGAGATAATACAAGATCTTTACAACCTTTTTATTATCTCTGTTTGAAACACATCAGGAATGAGATTcctgttacattttttttttctgataacaTATATCAGTTATGcttttgcttatttatttaagCACTTCTAGGTTCAGTAATACACTGAATGGTGTATAGTAACTTCAAGTCTTTTTGGAGAAAGATTTGTTTCTGTTTACAGATAGTCTCACAGAGTGCTAACAGCATGTGTAATACACTTCATAGGAATTAGCATATATGTGGCAGAGGTTAATTTCAGATTGTGTTGTCAGAAGAGTCAAGTTTATACATGCCATTTGCGCATTAGTTCATTGAGTCTTTTGCCTGAGCACAACTTATCAGTGTGCAAGCAAAACTTCTGTTTTGGGGCCTGTTAAAAAGGCTGCCATCAAAGCAGTGGGAGTAGAATATGCAGTGGATCAAATCATGGCAGTCGGAGCAAGGGGATACAAGCTGTATGGTGGAGAGATTGTGCCATCACCTTGGAGAAAATCTTCAAGCAGGAAGAATTTTGGAATCATGTATTCAAGAGAGTTCAGGAGCTGTCGGAAGCTTGAAGACACTTTAAGTACAAGTGGAGCTGGATGTACACAACAGTGTCATCTGAAGGGCCGAAAATTGCAGAATAACTGTGTTGGTGGTGTGGAATGCTGTTATGTTCGTTAGAAAAGATGCATTTGGAAATAGCTGCATAAGGGAAACACTGATGTCAATGTTTGATGAAAAGGAGTAGctcagggaaaatatttttttaggaaTGTCTGtatgagaaagaagaaattacaAGGCCTGTTGTCAGCCATAAAAAGTAAGCATGTTTATGTGAAGGAGAATTAGATGGAGGATGGCAATAGTTGGATATGATATGGATAGCAGAGGAAGGAGTAGATGGAAATATTGGTGTGGAGAACTCTGATGGCAATGAAAGCAAGAAACATTGAGCCTTATATATTCCTTTATGCCTATGATCATTTCAGTGTGCTTCTAATTGTTTCACTTATACTATTAATTAGCAAATAATAAAGTGAAATTTATGGAAGAGCAGTTTGTTGActttacagaaaacacaaagttTAAAAGATCTAAATGGAGACTGCAGTCTATTTCTCTACCCTGTGAATTATCTGACAAACTTATCTTCAGGCATAACATGAGAGGTAACCTGAAAATATCACACAAGGGTCTTGGTTCTTGAAAAGTCAGCATTAAGTCAGCTTTTGGATActaatttctgtaaaaatacACCATATAATTATATTTCAAAGGTTGAATAGTGTATTGGGTTTATGCTGGGAAGGTTTTGGTAATGGGGGCACTCCAGGGATGGCCTCTGTGAGAAGGTACTAGAAGCTTCCCCCATGTCTGACAGAGCACTGGAGGGGAGGAGGTTGAGAACTGAGGAGTGAAGGTGAGCCTGGGAAGAAAGGAGGCATGAGGAGAAGGTGTTCTAAGATTtaggttttatttctcattaacCAGGTCTAATTTGATTAGGAATAAATTGATTTCTCTGAGGTGAGTCTGTTCTCCCTTGGCAGTGactggtgagtgatctctccctgtcatTCTCTCCAGAAACCAACAAAGAGCATTTCTCTTGCTTCTCTGCCCTGTCCAGCTGGAAAAGGCAGTGACAGTGTGGCTGTGGTGGGTACCTGGCATCAGTcagggtcaacccaccacaAACAGCTTTGAGTAGAATCAGAACAAGAGCTGATCAGGAAATTTTTGGGACTTTGATTGGCAAGCTAGTAGAAGCAAAACTTTtcacagaaggaaagaaaagatttgattattttttcaaCTTGAAATAGAGTCACTATATGAGATATTTTCTAAACAAATACTAAAGTTTTCtgcttcaaaattaattttcattttaaccAGATGCAGTagatattttctaaaataacaAGTGAtgcatctttaattttttttaactgatgtGTGAAACTGTGAAACTCTTGACCTGAAATTCTGTTTCAATTATTattgcagctgctcctgtggctaCTGTTGTTCCTGCTACTATTTTaattcacaggaaaataaaattgatgTAAATATGTTTGCTGACTGCAGTCTATCACAGAAAATATGACTTCTGACACACAATTGTGTGGAATTCATTTCCCTTATCCACCCTAGAATGAAGTCAGATGAGTAACCATCTCCCAAGTTCATGTGTTATAAAGCAATTGTGGCTATTTCTTGAACGTTGGAGTCATGAAGAGAATAAGCAAGTCTTACCAACAACTTTAACAGTTTATTAAGCTTTATTTCACTTGAATATACCCAGAATTGCATTTTGGTGTTTCAAAAAGCTCTCTTGGTCTTAATGTAACAAAGGATAAGATTAATGAGTCCATATATGCagccctcccaaaaaaaaaaaaaaactaaaaaaatgcaaaagcacTTCAATATCCGTCTTCAGCAACCCTTTCAGCCTGAGGAAGACCACTGACTTCTTGGGAGGAGGGTCATTCTCATAGGAGCCTCTAGGGGAAATAAACCTTTGAAGTTCCTCCTTGCAGTGCAGTTCCTGGAATCCACTTCTCTTTTGAAAtttcaaaggcttttttttGCTCTTAAAGATGGAAGCTATgttgaaataaaatgaagaaattatgaaaaatgtGAATGTTTTTAGTGTAATAGTTTGAAAGGTAAAGGATCAGTACCcttagaataatttattttttttttaatctgaaacaTGCATTAGGATCTTAGGTAAGAAGCAATACATATTCTCTGGATATTACTATTGCAAGCCCTGATTGTTATTATAACTTTTGTAATTTGTGGGTTATATTTCCAATTTCTTATACTTAGTATGTTTTCAGTATATTTTTGTGAAATTCTGATATTTTTTGGAATTCATATTTTATCATGCTGAATGTAGCTTGTGTCTTCAGGTTGTCTAACACACTATCAAtcagaaataaaagataaaacagAATAAGGTTTGTCAAGTCCctaagaaaaatcttttttttgattgtttgaAAATTTTGTGATGTTCATTTAAATAAGCAATTAACTCCATGCAGATGGAGCTAGTTTTTAAGATTTGTGCAGCCTTTTAGTTTCTAAAGTTTATAAATTTGGCAATGAAGAATGGAAGCCACTTATAGCACCAATTCTGGCATGTGAAACATGTTCCAGGATGGTAGAAGCTGCTAAAACAACCAAGCTATATATTTTAGATGCATTTAGTACAATAAAGAACTTCTGAATTATGTTTCCTATGATAATTtcagaagcagattcattggaACATTGCAAATGCTACAGAATATTCAGAATCTGATTTTTAGATGAGAGGAACTGACATGGAAGCAATATGTTTTCCTGAAATTAAGATCATGTATGTACAGGTATTGAATATGATGTGTTAAAAAACCAGCATTTTAAGCTGTCTAATTTTATTTAActgtttgtgtgtttgcttgtttctttAGAACATGGAGGCAGATATCTCAGACATGAGAAATGAGCTTCAATCAAGGGATGGTCTCTGGAGAAGGATACAACTGGAATGCCAAAAGTTGTATACAGAATTATTGAAAATCAAGGAGTACAAAGATATACAGGAAATTCAAATAAAGTATGGATGGTGAAGACCTATTTAAATTAACAAGTATTTCTGAGCtaatgactttttttcttacatttgttttaaattaagtcTGTTTGATAACATACTTTGTATTCAAATGTCAGCTTCTGAATTTTAGACTGGATGTTTTCATTGACAATTATATCAGACAATTTCAGGCAATGGAAATTCATTGACAATTATATCAGACAATTTCAGGCAGATGCAGGCTCTGTTAAAAAGATTTAATGATGCTTAGATTTTTACAGATCAATGCATTTCAGATATTTCTACCTATATCTTTACAGTCTTTCGTTTTCTCAGCATTAAAACACTTGGAAACAATGCAGCTGAGATCTCCCTAATCTCCTTTTAATAAAATCATAATGGTTTTATGGCTTATCTAATCTGCTGTAGCCATTTCAAATTATATGAAATACCAGTCTATAGGAGTTTTCAGGAGTCTTTCTGCACATAGTTGTATTGTCCTTGATTCCTAGACatctcccaaaatccagcctggtTTAGGCCAAATGTTGGTTGTCCTTGGGGGTATTTTTTCATCAGCAAGCAGATGTTCTACAGTTTTACACTGTGGAGAGGATACTACAAGGTGAAGAGTATTGAATGTTCTGGTTGTTTcatgttttgtttatttcttacTTAAAGGCATCAGTCATCTCATGTTCAGCTTACTGAGCaactagaaaataaaaaccctgagTTATTGCTATTTGCAGAAAGTCAAGGATGCCAAGAAGAAGAGCTGAACAAGGTATTTCATATAATTTCCAGATCTTAACTGCACTATAGAATTTTTAGGAGAGGGTACTGAGCTAGGGTATGTGCATGTACTGTAGAGAGCAGGAGGATGCATTGTTGGTACTGGAGAGCTTGAATTTTTTGATATGAAAAAGATTTCATATATGGTTGCATTTAGTTGTGTAGCTGTAAAACTGACATTCTGATTCTGTGCCTAGCTACTCCATTGAAATAATGGAAGAGACCATGCCTACACATTATTGTGGTTCAGATAATAACATGCAACTAAGAAAGCCTCCAAATCTCTGATTAATTGGTAACCTGTGGAGCTAAGCTGTAATTTGTAGGTGGTCTCAGAGGTAGGATATGCAAACAGATCAAGTGATACAAGTCACTGTGGCAGGTGCTcacacagggctgagcagacCCAGGTACCTGCTGCACGGTGTAGGGCAGAGCTCTCTCCTTGGAGCTGTGCATCACATTGCATTGCACATTTCAGAGGGGCTGTGAGCGAGCAGCAGTGGCATGGCACTGTGGAACAGTGTATGGCTTGGCAGGCTGAAATACTTTGGAAGTAGAGGATGCTCAGAACTCATCCTACAAGCATGTTGTGGTTTTGCCAAGTAGCAATGTAagcaaaatcacagaattgttagaTTGGAAGGGTCCAATCACTCTGCCACCTATAGCAAATTACAGAAATGCTTACCAAGTGGGTTTAGAATGTCGCTGTTTGGATGCATCTGACTTGGGTTCATCAGTTTTGGCATGACAGTCATGATCTAGCTCTTAGGTTTTTTGCAtctttatctatttttttttaattctaatatttctgttctgtttgcataaataaaatcaaaatgcaaTCTGTTACTCATTGTGTATAGTACTGCAAAAAATTGGTAAAATGTCTTCAAAGGTTGCTGTGCTGGGTTTTGTTCTTCTGTTTCTTatgcaataaaaaaatctgtcagtATTAAATTGTTGGTTATAGTAGAAAGATtaggaaaacaatttttgtGTTGATACTTTGCAGAACTCTGCACAGGAAGTATTGAAGAAAGTTTGACCTTAAATTTTTACATATAATGGCAGGAAAAATtctcataaaattattttccatataTCCCCTTTATTTCTAACATAGTTTCTTATTAAAGAACCTCTAGATTGATTGATTTATGTTGCTTCTAAGTTAATTTAAGCTTCATCaaactttttcaaaacttaAGTGCATTATAACTAAATCATACTTAAATTTATTGAATGGATATTTTCCTGGGTATTCTTTACCATGAATTCTAATTCTATACATgatttttattactttcttttaaaaggtTAACTGAAGTGTATTGTGCTTTGTTCATTTCTAATATTAAATAGCAAATTAATGTGCAAGAGAAGTgagaaaatatgtaaaaataaacaaagctcTGTGCACTGACTTccaaagacattttattttacaatttcAGAATCTCTTGTTCAGTTAGAAGAGTTGGTGTCTTGGAAGCAACAGCAGAAAAAGTCACTGATAAGTAGCAAGTGATGCAATCATATTTACTGcacagcattttttctttttgaaatgtaTTTGCTACAGATAAGAAACCATGTTTATCGAGAGGAGCAGTCCCATTGCTCTGAGCAGGAAAGAATGAAGACAGAAATCTCTGACCTGACAGAGGAGCTTCATCAGAAGGAGATCACTATAGCAACTATCATGGAGAAAGCTACTCTTCTGGAAAGACAGTTAAAAATGGAATTAGAGACAAAACACAAATTGTTAACAAAACAGCAGGTATGCAAGTAGGCAAAAGCAGCCCACATCATTTTACTCCACTATTGATAATGACATTTATTATCTGTGGAAAAAAAGACATCCCATTTCTTGCTGTAGTTTTTATCAGTGGTGCTGTAATATCTGTGAAGTATTACAAAAGCAGCCAAATTGATGCTGGAACAAGAAATCACCAGTAAATGTCAACTGTACCTCCAAATAGAAATTCATTCTGACCGTCACATCTAGTTGTCATTTTAACATGCAAAAGATCTTGAAAACTTCCAGTTTGTTGTTATTACATATGCTTTAAGTTTCTagtttttcagtgttttgcaAAGCTTTTTGAAGAATGGTACAAATCTGCATAGAAAATTCTAGTAATTTTATAGCTGGAAACTGTAAGATACTAGTGGGGATTTCAAtgaaaaatttttgttttaaaaaaattgtcagCTTCATTACTTAGTGTATAAAACAAAAGAATCATCAGTATTAGAGGTTTCTGGGAATCTGTTTTCTGAGAGGGTCACTACATGTGGAAAACTGTGATTGAAGAAATACTTTACTTTTGACAATAGTAAAGTTAGTGTTTGGGGAAAATGAGAGATATCTCCTGTTGTGTGGCACTCTTTACCAGGTATTTCTGTATCAAtaaaagaatatatataatttctAGATATCATGAACAGGATTTCATCTAGTTTCAGTGGCCTGTAAAATCTGTCCTCTTTCTATGTAGTAACTGCATGTGAGCTTGTTTTGGTAAGTCATTACTTCTTTCAAAAAGGTAAATAAATTCAGAGGTATTGTATTATTTTATAGATGGTTTAATACTTCTTCCTACTTTGATATTGTTAGATTTGAAAATATTATAGTAAGTTTTGTAGTTACTAatgcacattttttaaaattaagcttAAATATATCTATACTCAGTGTTATTTCAGTTGAGAGTAATATTCTTGTATTTAACTAAGATCTTAATCTTTTCCTAGTTGTTGGAATTCCATTACCAAGTTATCAAATCTGAAAACACACATCTAAAAGAAATGATGGAAAACCAGGAGTGTGAAAGTTGCATGGTAAATTTTTATAATCTATGAAGTATGCGGAATAGTTACTTATATTTATTGTAAATGCAGATTAAGATCATGGCAGATTTAGAGATTTCCAACTTGcatacattaaataaaaaaaataaatatcaggTATGCAACATAATCAAAACCAAGTGGTATTCACACACAGACTGAAGACGAGTATAGCTAGGAGTAATTTTTACCTTAATTGTATTAAACTACAAGTAAGTTAAATTTTTCAGTAATTGTCTAAACATTAAACAATTTCCGGgagcttcttttttttgtaagtGATACCACTTATTTAAGTTTAAACAGTCATCATCCTCACAGACAAAAATATGCCCCTTTTTTAATATCTTACCCCTTTGTTCACATGGTATTTAAATAGCAGTGTAAAAAACTGACACATTTTGCTCCCACCCAGCTTATTTTCAGAGTCTAGTATTTATATCTCTCCAAACAGCAGGGCTTCAAAATTTAATTGATAAAAAGTGTGCCATAAGATTATCTAGAACTATGGTTTGAGAAGGTATAATAAATAGTATATAGGCAGTTTTCCACAAAAAGCTTCAAAAGATCCCCTTCTTACAGAACATCTGCAGTTACTCTATcactaaaaaaaatcccactggaaTGTTGTTTGGAAATACTGATGTAAATacattttggggagatttgtAGCCTGTGAATTGTCATGAAAGAATGTTACATTTACCCACACCCTTAAAACAGCATTGATGTCCATCAGTGATGTCTTACctacacatacatacacactATTATGGatatctgtgtgtgtatatttgATATATTATTGTGGAAGCACAGatggatgtgtgtgtgtacatgtcTAACTCTTCTCTGCAGTGACACTTTTCTTGAAGATTGAGAAGAGCTGTCTGACAAGGGTCCTTGGAGACATCACATGTTTGTTATATTTTAACAGTAAAATCCAGTTACTATGCATACCAAGGTCAATACATGTTTCAGTAGATTTGTGGACTTAAAAATTCTTTGCTGCTTTACTAATGTATTGTGAGGATCTAAACATTAGATTGTGATGTATTTGATATTAAGATCCCAGGGACTGGAGAGATTTTTATGGACGTTTGTGCTGTACAGTGCAGCACTACACAGACCTCTTAGACCAGTGCCAGCCTAAGTCAGTATGGTGTAATGCATCATCAGGCAGGGTTACTGTCAGGGTTTAGATGTCAAAAGCAATGTAGCTGGGCCagctcagttttggggttcaTGCCATTATAACTTTACTGCTGATTCTAGAGCTATTAGTGGTAGGATGACTTAGTGCTCTCCTTCTCCCTCGGTTCTGCCACTCCTCCCACTTGTGAGACATAGCTGAGCCCCTGCTCCCCCATAGTTgcacaaaatattaaattttattatacCTTCTGGCATTTCCATGCCAGCTTGGCTCATAAATTCACCCTAAAACTGAGGAAGGCAAGGTTCACAGGAGGAGATGGCATCAAATCAGTGCAAGGAATAGACAAGCTTTCAAATGCAGGAGCACAGTTGTGCCAGCAGTGTACAAAGAACCAAATCTGTAATGAATTACTGAGTTCCCAGAGAATAAGGTAGATCTAGGAATATATGAAAGCACAAGTTAATGAAATGCGAGGGGTTTTAGTCTTTTGTATGTAATCTGATAAACCTTTTGAAAATTTCCTGGTGATGACAGCATACTGTTATTGCAAATATATTACACAATGCAGTGCAGTACTCTGCAGAGAGATAGTTCCAAAATAGCTGGCTCAGGTGTGCAGCATAGGCTTTGTGGATtaagtgacagaaaaaaaggaacagagtATCCTGGCTAGACAACTTCCAGAGCTAATCTCCATCTTCCCTTCTGGATGTCCTGGTGGATGGGGCTTTTTAGCCCCTGATCACAGTGCACCTGTGGCTTGCACTTTCAGTATTTGGCTTTGCACTCTGTGTGGGCTAacccagctgagcagcagggtTTAGTGACAAGGACAGAGAGCACTTGGCTGATGTGGCTTTACTCACTGCTTCTGAAACTGAAGGTGACTGTCTCAACACACATATTAAATTGTGCCTGTACACATACTCTGTATCTAGTGTAGTAATGAACTCCTATAATTTTGCTTGTTATTTTTGGAGGAATTGTTACTGAAGGGAGCAGTAGAGTCTGCAACTATAGCTGTTAATGTCATCAGTTTTACAAAGCAAGCGATAAATTTACaacaataatattttgaatGCATGTTTGCTgagaaattttaatttgttttattgtgTTATAGAGGCTGttattccttcttttctatttatctactgtgatttttttttctggaggcAATTCTCTTGGTTTGCCCTAAATGTTGCATGATTATATATGGTAGCTAGGTCTTTTCTTTAGCATAGAACattgttttgtgtttgcttgTTAAAAATATACCCATTTACTGTGGAAAAAATAACTACTTAATGATGGTATTATCTCCTTTCACAGTGTATAGATTTATGTAACAAAGAACATGGAAATTTCACAGCTTCTGTTCACAAAATGAAGCATGAGAATTTAAGACTACAAAATAGCCTTGTTAAACCACAAAATGACACAGGAACATCTATACTGAGTTGCATGGATGCATGCAGAGAAACAGAGCACAGCTGCCAAACCCATTCAAAGGTTcaagaaaaggaagagaggTAATATTTAGATTGTACACA
Coding sequences within it:
- the DEUP1 gene encoding deuterosome assembly protein 1, which produces MEEDLEVFQEQAVTKVSPCEAELQELVHQIDIMVNRKQVEWERKMRALEAKMDIQDQELASAQSKLDQKGQEVGLLQQELENLQKTKNEMAQSYETQLQALKSQFSKLIHSYEKLQSYQLKQKKLESREKCEENLETSSNPRNLYVKLEGFKAKSQEWEKNGTTCVNNPVYGDMQQKLLPEKCNLFQRQSQNYQLQICKKKQDQEELITYTQPKSENDDLIIEKLKAIVNEIARNKNKLVEENMKLHEDLKTYQNQCQNMEADISDMRNELQSRDGLWRRIQLECQKLYTELLKIKEYKDIQEIQIKHQSSHVQLTEQLENKNPELLLFAESQGCQEEELNKIRNHVYREEQSHCSEQERMKTEISDLTEELHQKEITIATIMEKATLLERQLKMELETKHKLLTKQQLLEFHYQVIKSENTHLKEMMENQECESCMYLALHSVWANPAEQQGLVTRTESTWLMWLYSLLLKLKCIDLCNKEHGNFTASVHKMKHENLRLQNSLVKPQNDTGTSILSCMDACRETEHSCQTHSKVQEKEERSFQNKDSWEVECQQTAMLTAGGYHRHCTPALYGHCNTTGSKSDSTLSFHPLHRGHEKKIDSKSPLPPAGYPLGLHGPFPEVGRTGSFQSPAYNAEEIKLSSPPEMSFLATAEKFLQEEEKHAREFEEHLNSHLEELQRYSENTLKKYARMQQSRRT